CTGCTTCTCTTTCGGGGGTAGGACCTTGGGCGCAACATTGAGAGGATTGAGGTCGATGATGGTATAGCGCGCCTCAGGTGGGTGCGAGTTCTGTCTTTGATCAGTATCCTGATATGAATGTGAAAGGGCGGGGGGTAAGGAACGAAGAGAGCACGTACAACTGGCTTGGGACCGAGCGTGAACTCAATCTTCTCGCGCCAAGGGCCGCTGAGGCGGGCGAcgatgtcggcctcgggcACGTCCTTGATGTTCACCTTGTCGTCGTTCTCAGGGTCGTATTTGAAGATGATGCCCTCGACGCGGTTCGTGGAGCGGCcgagccagccagcctcgACATAGTGCAGAATTGTCTTAAGCTTAGTCTGCGGACACGTGATGTACGCCATCTCGCTGACGCTGACGCTCAGGCTTCCCCTAAGGATACCGCCGAGGTGAGCGGCGGGGTGGGTCAGACGATacgtctcgccgccgcgcttcTCGAGCGtgacgaagatgccgaggttgTGCTCGCCGGGCAGCACGCGGACGCTGGTGCCGGTGAACTTGGCCGTGATCTGGTCATAGCCGCGGGCGGAGAGGCCCTTCTCGGGACAGCTGATATGGAAGGCGCTGACGGGCGGGTGGTGGGAGGTCTGCTCGGTGAGGTACGAGATGCGGAGGAGCTTGCTATCGGGGGTCGAGGTTCCGTGTTGTGGGACGGATAACGAAGCGACCGATGCGTTCTTGTCACCCTTGGCAGACTTGAAGCTGGACGAGCTGCTGGCcgtgccgctgccggcgcccTTGAGGGCCGTGGTGTTGATCTTGGGAGCATTGTCCTCGGTCTCCCAATTGCACTTTTGTACCATCGAGCATCAGCATTACGAGTTATGGAGTGGCTGGGCATTGCGCGGTCAGACGGCGCAGAGACTCACTCACCCTAAAGAACTCTCCCAGGCACGAGTTGTATGGCTTGCACGGCTTGCCCTTGACATACTTCAGATCCTTTGTGAACCAGAAGCGGCAGACCTCGAGCATGCGGTCGAGAGGCTCGTCCGAGGTGCCAatggcgacgaaggcgtTGGGGGCATCGAGGTAGTTCCAGTATTCGAGGTTCGGCGTCGGCTCGAGCAATTGTGATGGCAGAGAGAAgcgcacggcggcgaggtcagCGACACCAATGAACCTGGAACGGAAGACGCAGTCGGTTAGCCAGGAGCTCGTCTGTTGGAGGGCTGCTTCTGTCTGATTCTGCctgagggcgaggccgatggcgtTTTCTTCGCTGACGATGAGATCGTGGCTTGTCGGCCATCACGCCGTGCCCGCGAGGCAGAGGGGTTTCTCTTCCCGTCCGTGCTGTCGCTGTCCCCTTCCCACTCTTCGCAGCATACAGTGTGCGGCAGATGGATGCAGGGCAAGGCAGACCGCCCAAAGGGAGTCAGCAGGGGGCATAACAAACTCACTTCTTCAGGATACCGATAAAGGTCTTGAGCTTGGAGCCATCGCTCTGCGGCTCCTCGGGCGTATCGTGCGCAGCTGCGGCAGCCATAGTTGAGGAGGTCGTTCGGTAGCGAGAACAATCGAACGGTTAGttggtcggtcggtcggtcggtcggtcggtcgtGGGTTGGTttggacgatgatgacgacgacggtctcTTTGTCTACTCGCTGCTCCAAGAAATGCCCAGGCACGAAAAAAGCGGCTTCCTGCGATAAGGTGGGGTGCCGAGAACGGGCTGGCGGGGTCGAGAAGCCGGGTTGTGGCGGAAAAGCGCAACGACAGCCCAGACTGAGGCAacgtggacgaggtcgcaACAAAGGTTGAGAAAGATACTCTGCTCTGTGAGGTAGTAAGTGGGTGATAAAGCAGGAGGGGAGGCCAGATTATGTCGACGCCAGGTCGAAGATGCAGTGCGGTGAGCGGGTTGAGTTtgagtgtgcgtgtgcgttGAGCGCGCGTGTCCGTTTCGTTTCAGTCGTTCCGACTCGTGCGTGCGACAGCGGGGACGGATGTGAGCCTTCTCTTCTCACCGTCTCCTTAGGATGGAGAGATGTGATCGGGAACGCCGTAGGGGTTTCGGACCCGGGCAAGAGACTTCAACTGGAGATGCTTTGCTTATTTGGTTTACaagcaaggaggagggaaagggggacTTTGAGGAATGGCGGTGGCGATGGGACAGAAaacgagggggggggggggggggggggggggagagaaagaagagagatgGCCGGCCACCAAAAGGATGCGGAATCCAGGCCCATGAGGGTACGTAAAAATGTCATGCACGGCACCTGAGTGGACAGGAAATGGCGAAAGCAGCCAGAGACGAGACAGACGGGCACGCACAGCGCGGACAGAGAGGAAAAGCTCCATGCATCgggggcgggaagggggaggtGGTGACACCGCACAGAGAGCGCTAAACCCACAAAGCGTGGAGCGGGATGGGAGCGCTAATCCGCACCCCACGCAGCTGTCGCTCATCCGATACTTTGTGAGACAGTGCCAGAGTGCTACTTTAAGTCAGTTTATATGTTGAATTATAAGTGGTGAAAGCCTGTCTGATAAGCATCTGCACTGTCCGTAAATGTACCTTGCTTGTGTCGCCCAGAGCCCGCTGGAATCCGAGCGGCACTACGGCACTGACGGCCCTCAACCTCCCGCTGTCAACTGACCTTCGATAAGAGCTGCGATAAGATACCGACCGCCGCTTTCCTTTTATCTGGGAGCGAAGACATCGCACCTCGGGCTTTCGGCAACTTCTTGAATGTGATGCCTTGGAGATCGTTGCATGTTGGGTAGCCATCACTTAACAAATACTTTAGATGTCGGGTAATACTCCCTCTCCTAGTTCGTCATCTCATCCTTTTGCAGTTGTTTCCCCAGCGGGAATGAACACGGAAAGGATCTCCACGACCAACAGCATGGCCGTCCACGTCCAGCATGTGCCAACCCGCAGACCAGATCGCAAGCCCACAGAACAGCCTCGTCCGCATCGGCCAATCATCCGTGCACATGTCGAATCCGACCGCCATCACAagcctccccccctctctccctcctcctccaaacACCTCTTGACTCGGTCCATattcctctcccctcccatcTCGACGATACAGACGGTGAACTCACAAGCACATGGCAGGAACGAGAggctgcggcggcatctGTATGTCTATTCGTTACAAGGTGTAGTGATTCTTGCTAGTGTCACGTCATCGTCTGCTCTGGTCTTTTTCTGTCCACCTGTCTAAGTACTCTTTCCCGCCCACACAAAACAGCACAAGAACAGCACAAGAACTGCGCTCGAGAGACTGGATTACAACAAGCACATGGGATGAACCCTTCGTGACCTGCCACACGCGTGCCCAGTTGGAGTTCCAGTTGGGAGCAGAAACCCAAAGGCTCGCACCTCAATCCAGCGGGGAAGGCTCGTAAAAGGCGTATCTAGATGCCACCACTCGCAATCGGACAAATGCTGAACAACAAGTCGCTTTGCATCCTTCTTTCACTCGCatatatacacacacatacacacactctctccccTCGAACCCATGGATTCATAATAGACGATCGCCAAAGCCATACCCTGTAACCCGGGTCTGGGCCATGCCATGCAGCCAACCCTCAGCCTcgcaaggccatcgacatCAAACGGCGCCAATCGCTCACTCGACCGCTGTTGTGTATCGTATGGCATGGCATCGGAGTTCAAGAATTTCCCAACACGTCCaaccctttttcttcccctccccagACCCCACCCCTCTCCCAGTGCTTAACCCGAAccaagggggaaaaaagccGTCCCGGAATCCTGCCAGCCAACCTCGGCGCCCGTGTTAGTGCCCATGTGCGATGCCTACGATGTAATGCTACTGACGGCATCCATCCCCTCGCTGTCGGTCACAAGGAGCATCCTGTAGTGTCCCGCCCTAGAGCCGCATCCAAgtgcccgccgccaccggtcGCCACTGCCCCACCTCCCTCGTATCCCGTGACCTCGCCATCCCGTGAAGCCATCACGAGACaccacacgcacacacacacacatgcacatacacacacaatGCGCACCCCCCTCTCTACTTGGGTCTGCGTCGTATAACCCCGTCGCCCTTGGACTCTTCGCGGTTCACCGGAAAGGCTGCTGCGGCCACTGCTACTGTTGCTGCCGATCCCTCGTGAACCCCTCATCTCCGGCCATATCTCAGGGTCCTGACGGtagggggggaggggagatgATGGGAGGTCAACTCAACCCAAGTGCTGGGGACGTCCTGAAATGGAAGAGGACCGGATCCTTCTCTTCGTCGTTACATTCATCTCCTTCACTTTTTTTTTAGTCTCGCCGccccaaaaaaaagaagcagaagaaaaggaaaaaaaaaaagatacATCGACGGCTTCGTACCTGTCGGTATCTTCCCATCAGGACCCTCATCGAACCCACCAGAGTaggaaaacaaaaagaagacACCCAATAACGACGACAACTACACACCCTTCTCCATCCCTCATGCAACGACATCCCACCACTCCCCAGGGGCGCTGGACGGCCAACCGTACCTGCATTCGGCACTCGACTCATCGCCAAAAAGGGGACGAAGCCAGTGTCAAGACAGAcaagacgccgccgcccccctcccccctcccccaagaATCCCGGCCTTGCTCTTCGTATAGCTCCCAAGGagggctcctcctcccaagAGCCATAAGGATCCAAGCTGCCAACTTTAGGGGTCTCTGTAGACTCTGTTGCCCCGATGAGAACCTTGGAAGATCTGCACCCTGACCATTCTCCCATCATTCCAGCCACCGGGTTCACCTGAAGcgtcgcatcgcatcgcatcgcatcggGTGGTCAAAGAAACACAACAAACAGAACAAACCCACCACGACCCCCTCTCCAGAAGCAGACGCAGAGTCGCAGTCGCCATCAGGCCCGGAAAATCAAGCTTCAATAACAGCGACGACCCCCGCCCAATAAGCACCGCCGTGGTCCATAATGCCCGTCCAAATGGGTTTGTTCCCCCCGagcccccccctctcctcgccTGACTTCTTGGTGCTTCGCCGCACCGCGCTCCAATTTCCCACTCCGGTGTCCCTGGGGCCACCGGGATTCCGGCCGAACACGAGAGATCAACGCGTGGCAAAGtcgtcccctcccacccccgTGGCCGACGGAGCCTTACCATGGTAGCAGGCCGGTAGAGCCCCGGGGCGTTACGGCCCTCGTTGCACCAAAGCGCCGCGGCCGtcacctctccctccctttccccgGGACACGCACGCATCACCCAGCCCACCGAACCCCCCGGTCCCCCCCCTATCCGACTCAATATCCAGTGTCTCCCCCCAGAGTGCCCCCTTAACTATGTCTGAAAGTGACATTTACGAACATCGTCCGCGAATAGTGTCATTGCTTCCTCTCCGGTGTTTCCCAAAGTAACGGATTCTcaacccccttccccccccggccgtcgTGGCTCATCCCTCTATAAATATATCCCAAAAATCCAATGATTTTctcagggggggggggggggggggggggccgcGATCAAGGGTTCCAATTGAATGATTTCCGCCCATCGAGAAACTTACTCGGTCGAGAAATGATCATCACCGTTTCTCACCTCCATATTCACACTCCCTTCTGCTCCCAGGTTCTCTTAGTCCTCAGTCTCCAAGCCCGACGCAAAAACCGAAAAGAAAACTTTGTTAGAGGTCGACCCTGATCACTGGGAACCGGACCGGCCACAATCTGCGATTGTGCCCCCAAAAAAAGctgcaaccccccctccccgcgaGACCCACGCAATGGAAGGTCTCCCCCCCATCGAAGAgttttccctcccccctctctctaACGTCGATTGCCAAATGACCTCATGATCGACGAGAAACAATCTCCTCTGGGCAGTTGTCCCCGTCAATAATTGTTGAAACCCGGCCGTGCCCGTGGAGACCCTTTACAACATGTCCCTGGGGCAAATCTGCAAAGCTCAACCCTGATCCTGACCCACCACAGCGCCCGCGCACGCGCGCATGCGAAGCGGGATGCTCTCCGACTACCACTGAGAGAGTACATCGTAGCCTGTGAGggctggacgacgaagacgacgacgacaattaaacaacaacaattgcaacaataacaacaaccATCAGCACCGGTGATTGGCCTACACTGCCGCGCACGTCGTGGCAAGCGGGTCCGATCTGGAGTGCTGAAATTCGCTCTCCTATCCCTCCCCCACTCGTTGCCGCGTTCATTGAATCTATCTATCCCCCAGTATCATACGGGTACATGAGATGAAGTTTGTGCATGGATATGTCTGCAGTGAAAGTGCAAATAGTAATCGAGGTGGTGTAAGTAAAGCTGTCATTGTTGCAATGTACCTGCGCATCTGCCCTCAACGCTCTTTCTTTTGCCGCCTCTAGTGCTGCAACCTCCGTCCGGCCACCCTCGTCGACCGGCGCTTACAAGAATTAACCCTAAGCGTCGTCATTTCCCTAGTTCCgagagaaaggagggggggagggcaaCGTTCTGGggttggtggcggcgacaACGGTCCCTGGTGGTCGTCTTCCCATGTCCGGCAAAGCGCACGTTGGGTGTCCCGGCTCTCCGACTGCAACGTAAGGTGGGGAGCCTCGACCCAAGCGGGTGATTTAAACCGTTCGCTTACGTccaggagaaagagagaagggggttgcCGGCCGGCTGCCCTGACGTATTTTGACGAACTCTTCCCATCCCATCACCGGCGCGCCGAGCAGCAGCTACCTCGCGTCTCCACAGCCCGAGGTGCTTCTCGTTGCGTGTGCATACCTACCTGTATGCCTCCGACTGCGGGATATATGGCCCGAATGTGGCCTTGCCTATGACCACCGCCGCTCCGCTGAGATTGCAATTAAGCACCAGGATGATGGACCGGGGTAGATACtgccgccccccccccccccccccccccccttccgcTTGGTGACGGAGGAGTACACCGTAGTCCATTCGGTTGCATCTCTGGTTCAGACATTTCGACTGACTCGTGCGCGACGGGAAAGCTGCACTCTGACAGGTTTGTTGGCGCATAATGAGGTCTGATATCGTCCAGCTtgcgtcatcgtcatcgctTTCGACGGCTGTCGCCGTTCTGCGTTCGCGTTGGACGCACGAGACGTTCGTTGTACACTTAAGTACacgagaagctgggcggGTTACATACAATCAGTGACAGGGTCGCGACTATCGGAATGCTACACTACGCTGACCGGGAAATGCTGCCCGCGACCACGTGAATTCGGATGGGCAGACAGACTGCTTAAGGGGGGTGGGCGCCTGGACATGATTCCGGTACctttccgccgccgccgcaactCATCGGCGCATCCACTATAAAGGTTCGATATGGCGGGCCTCAGTAAACATTCGTAATGGGCGCGGGCTGACTTGTGTGATTCTGCCGGTGATCATGCCCAAGAACACTCGAGCAAGTCCCCTGCGTG
The DNA window shown above is from Colletotrichum destructivum chromosome 2, complete sequence and carries:
- a CDS encoding Putative oxysterol-binding protein, which encodes MAAAAAHDTPEEPQSDGSKLKTFIGILKKFIGVADLAAVRFSLPSQLLEPTPNLEYWNYLDAPNAFVAIGTSDEPLDRMLEVCRFWFTKDLKYVKGKPCKPYNSCLGEFFRCNWETEDNAPKINTTALKGAGSGTASSSSSFKSAKGDKNASVASLSVPQHGTSTPDSKLLRISYLTEQTSHHPPVSAFHISCPEKGLSARGYDQITAKFTGTSVRVLPGEHNLGIFVTLEKRGGETYRLTHPAAHLGGILRGSLSVSVSEMAYITCPQTKLKTILHYVEAGWLGRSTNRVEGIIFKYDPENDDKVNIKDVPEADIVARLSGPWREKIEFTLGPKPVNSHPPEARYTIIDLNPLNVAPKVLPPKEKQLENESLTMWGGVTEAIHSKQFSRATQVKVELEERQRELARERERTGEVFKPVFFEQVTDQGGKPELTEKGREVLARAQKADWDMSGIV